The region GGTGGAAGGAAGTTTTAGAGCTTTTCGTGCTGATGATGAAAGATGATGGTATTGTTCCCAATCAATTCCTTTTGCCTAAGATATTGGAGGCTTGTGGGAATTCTAAGAAATTTGAGATGACCAAAGTGATACATTCAATGGTGATTCGATGTGGCTTCAGTGGTTCTATTCGAGTCAACAATTCAATTTTTGATGTCTATGTAAAATGTGGTAAACTGGATCTGGCTAAGAGGATTTCCGAGAACATGGACAAAAGGGATGTTGTCACTTGGAATGCAATTATATCTGGGCTTTGCCATTCTGGTCAGGTCAAAGAAGCTACTAAACTTCTTGATGAAATGAGAGAGGAAGGGACTGAACCGGGTTTGTTAACTTGGAACATATTGATTGCTAATTGTAGTAATTTAGGGAAGACTGATGTCGCAATGGGATtgatgaaagagatggaaagttTTGGCATTACTCCAGATGTATTTACTTGGACTTCTATGATCTCAGGGCTTGCTCACAATAACAGGAGAGATCAGGCATTAGATTTTTTCAGAGAGATGCTTTCGGCAGGAGTCAACCCGACCGCAGTTACGATTACAATTGCAGCTTCAGTTTGTGCTTCTCTAAGATCGCTCAACAAAGGGCTTGAAATCCATGCCTTTGCAATTAAAATGGGTCTTATAGATAATGTTCTAGTTGGAAATTCACTTGTCAACATGTATTCCAAGTGTGGGCAATTGGAAGCGGCTCAAGAAGTCTTTGATACGATTAAAGACAAAAATCTTTATTCATGGAACTCAATGATTGGTAGTTATTGTGAGGCTGGTTACTGTGGTAAGGCTTGTGAACTCTTGGTGAAAATGCAAGAATCAGACATACTGCCCAATGTTTCCACTTGGAATATCATGATCTCAGTCTATATTCAGAATGGGGATGAAGATCAAGCCATAGATATCTTTCAGAGGATGGAGAAAGATGGCAAATTCAAGCTAAACACTGCAACATGGAACTCTCTCATGGCTGGTTACCTGCACCGCAGGGATCAAGGCAGGGCGCTTGGGGTATTTCGACAAATGCAATCCTGTGGTGTTAGTCCTAATTTGCATACCATGCTAAGTGTTCTGCATGCATGTACAAGTATACTTGCTGCAAAAAAGGTGAGAGAGATACATGGATGTGTACTGCGCAGAAGCTTAGAGTCTCAAACTCCTGTGGTAAATTCATTACTGGACACTTATGCCAACACTGGAAATATGAAATATTCGAAGACTGTATTTGATATAATGTCATCTAAAGATATTATCACTTGGAATTCAATCATTGCTGGTTATGTTTTGCATGGTTTATCAACAATTGCACTTTATCAATTCAATCAAATGAAGAAATCGGGATTGAAGCCAAATAGAGGTACTTTTGTAAGTGTTATCAATGCATTCAGCCTTTCTGGATTAATAGACATGGGAGTGCTAGCTTTCTCTAGTATCACTGAAGAATATGGTATTGATCCAAGTCTAGAGCATTATTCTGCTATGGTAGATTTATATGGCCGTTCAGGTAAGATTGAAGAGGCAATGGAATTTATTGAAGATATGCCAGTAGAACCTGACTTCTCAATCTGGGAGGCTTTACTTACTGCTAGTAGGATTCATAGGAACTTTGGAATTTCAGTGCATGCTCTGAATCATTTGCTTGAGTTGGAACCTGGAAATCACTTGATTCAGAGGTTAAGAGCGCAGGCTGATGCTTTAGTTGGGAAAAAATCTGAGAGTGATTCCAAAATGAGAATGCTAGAGAAAGAGAGTTCCACTACAAGGAATATGGGATGGAGTTGGATTGAAGTTAACAACAGAGTCTACACATTTGTTGCTGGTGATCAGTCTAAACCTCATCTATATCCTTGGTTAAATGGTATACCAAAAAATGTGGGAAAATCTGGTGTTCGTGATGGGCTTTGCTTTGAAGAAGAAGATAAGGAAGAGATTGGTGGTGTACATAGTGAAAAGCTTGCAATTGCTTTTGCCCTTATTGAGTTTCCAAGAAAGGGCCAATGTATCAGAATAGTTAAACACCTGAGAATGTGTGAAGGTTGCCATGAGACAGCGAAGTATATCTCCATGGCTTATAGGTGTGAGATATACCTGAGTGACTCGAAACGCCTACATCGTTTCAGTAAAGGGAAATGCTCTTGTAGGGACTATTGGTAGTTTAACAACCAAGTGAGCTACTTTCTCTGGATCATCTACATTAGATTTAGGTATGTAATATGCCTTAATTTCAAGAATAGCAATTGTATGGTATTagattatttttttgtaaaaaaaaaaattcttttgttTTGGAATGAAAAACAAGGAAACTCCCAGAACTAACTTGGGTCACAAACAGATGCATTAACAGTGTATCCCAGACTCATTCTCTCTATGCTCAAACCCAATTAGGACTAATTTTGAAGTAGTTAGAAAAAATGGATATGAATTAATAATTTTCACTGTTTTTATCCACATTTGTCTATAAAACTATATTCTATTTATTATGAGTCAATGAGGTCTTTCATTTGACCAAGAAAACGTTTTACATAATGGGAATGTTTAGTAGAGTGGCAATGTTTTTGAGCCATTTGATCAAATTAAGTGTTCCTTTCTCTTCTCTGTTTTCATGGAGTGATTTGGATTTTCTGCATGAATGGTGCTCATGCCATTTGATATGTAAATGCTAATAGAATAGGAGGTTTACTATAAATTTTAAAACACACATATTTTGTTACTAAAACATCTTAGTTTGAGCAATTATCCTTTAGATTATATATCTATTTGTAAGCCAATTGTACCAATTTATGTATAAAAGAAATAGACAGACATATACCAAACTCAGATAACTTATAAAACAGCTATAAACTAATAATGAAAACCAATAATAAGTTTCAAACGGATCTAAATGATCAACTAAATCTTGTTGATTTTTTATTCCTATGGTAAAACTGTTGACCAATACTTGTTACACCTATAACAAATAAATTTCCCAGAATTATGCTGGAAATGAATAATTTATAATGCTACATATGGATGGTAGTAAGATTTATGAATTTAAGCATTAAATCACATAATTAAAGGTTTAGAACCAACCAGGACACAACTGTATAGTGAAAATGCTAATTGTAAATggcctatattatttttttttgaaaaagagacaGAGCTCCTCACTTATGGCAGAGAAATACCGGGGTAacaaaacaacaaaaacaaaaaccaaaACATACTCAATAAAACACCCAATGACTCACACTTTTCAACAACAATTACAACCACAAACTACTCCACTCCCTACATAGATCCAAGAAAGACATCCTCAAAACCTTTCGATCTATACACCCAAGTGGCAACCTAAAACTTGATCTTATCCCAAAGACTATCCATTGTACAAGAAACGTCTTCAAAAATCCTACTATTCCTCTCCAGCCAAATTGCCCAAAAAGTAGCCAACACAGCTCTGCAACAAACGAGCCAACCTCCGTCCGCCCCTTTATTAGATACTAAAAAGACCCTTTTCCTTGAGACTTTCAACAGTGTCTCTCAAACTCACTTCCAATGGTATGCATTGTGATATTCCCAAACTTTTAGCTCTCAAGTCTGATACTCGGTACTTTTCCATGAGAGCCTCATCGTTTTCACATCTGCCAAACAATAACAAACACAGTTAACAGTAACTTACACATACTTTTGAAGACTAATTAATAAAAGTGAATCTTTATACTGGTTTGCTGAACCTTTTTTCCCCCTTTTTTTTAGTCTAATGCATTTATGTAAATGATAAAGTTACCTCTGAGGAATGGTGAGTGCAGGGTAGAGCTGTTGTAAAATCTTTAAAAGCTCAGAAATGTGTGCAATATATCCACTTAGAAAATATCTTCCACTAGCTGAACCAACTTcaaatgcttgaatatgtgctctTGCTACATCTCTAACATCATGATATGAATAAACTCTATTGGGAAATTTCTGAGGCCCTGCATAAGAAGACACTTTAGACTTAATTCTTAAGACACAAAATATACCAAATAAAAATATACATACCATTTGTTAGATTCATAATGAGACTGACACTGTCATTCATAGTTGGCTGCAAGAGAGGACCAAGTGTTACTCCTGGATGAATGGTGATTAAATCAATCTCATTCTCTTTTGCAAATTCCCAAGCAGCTTTCTCTGCTCTAGCTTTTGAAGCTGCATACCATATCTGGAAACAAAAAATGTAAGACCAGAGAAAAAATACAGGCTACAGTGAAGGTATCTACACTCTACTCAAAAGCCACAAGCTTAAAAAATATAAATGAGAAGAGAAAATAAGTTGAAAACAATTCACACCTTCATATTCTCACAAAAAACAGGATCAGAAAACCAAGTCTCATCAACAACTACATCAGGGTTTAGAGGTTTGCCATTGATTAAAACTGCAGCCATGGAAGATGTTATAATCACTCTCTTTACAGATGGAGCTTTTGCACATGACTTCAGAACATTCAATGTTCCCTTCACAGCTGGCTCTATTATTTCAGCCTGAAATAAATCCAATTTCAAGAATTATTATTACAAACTGAAAAAATGAACTTCAATGGTATTCAAGTtcattaagatatatatatatatatatatgtatagtgtACCTGTGGATCAGTAGCTGAATGAAAAACAGGAGAAGCAGTGTGAAAAACACCATCACATCCATTGATAGCAGAATCAAAAGAGCCTTCTTCCATTAAATCTGCTTTGAACAAATAAAGTCTTTCCTTAGCTCCGTCTAGTTCAACCAAGTGTTTAGTCTTCTTTAAATCATCTGATGCATATCAAAACAAGACCAGCTCAGCCATAATTTAAAAGtgtatatttttgtaaaatgaagttaaaaaaagaaaagaaaattaactTGGATCACGAACAGAAGCTTTGACAGTGTAACCATGTTGTAGTAAGAACTTAACCAGCCATGAAGCTATGTAGCCTGAAGCTCCACTCACACACACCACCTTTTCTTCTCCACTCATCTTCTCTTTCCACAGCTTACAGACCATTTTTCTTTTATAACCAGAAATGGTATTTTTGCAGTGAGATTAGCTAGTGCTGGACTTGGTGAAACTAAAATAATATTGTGTTTAGATTTTTTTTTGATTGGTTTCATTGTATAtagttgtttaaaaaaaaaaagtttggcaTTTCTTGTATTTTATgagtatttttataaatattattgggAGTCACAAAATATGTCTTTGGTGGATACTGTTCAAAAGATGTGTGCACAAGAAAGTAAAATCGGATACTAATATTAGAGAATAGTGCCAATATGGCATTGGTCACTGTTGTGGTTTgtctatatatgtatgaatatgaacACGTGTAAAAGGCATTGACACGTGTGCTAGCCTTGCAAACAAAAAAAAGGAAATTGTATGTGTGTGATGTGTCCTCCATAGGAAGAAAATAAGGTAAGGTAGGCACCAGGTTGGGAAGAAAAAATAAGGGTTTGTAGTACTATTGTGACTTTTGTGCTGTTTTTAATGTTGGTCATCAAATTTAGTAtggaaaaaattacaaagaaGGGC is a window of Humulus lupulus chromosome 4, drHumLupu1.1, whole genome shotgun sequence DNA encoding:
- the LOC133829741 gene encoding phenylacetaldehyde reductase-like, coding for MVCKLWKEKMSGEEKVVCVSGASGYIASWLVKFLLQHGYTVKASVRDPNDLKKTKHLVELDGAKERLYLFKADLMEEGSFDSAINGCDGVFHTASPVFHSATDPQAEIIEPAVKGTLNVLKSCAKAPSVKRVIITSSMAAVLINGKPLNPDVVVDETWFSDPVFCENMKIWYAASKARAEKAAWEFAKENEIDLITIHPGVTLGPLLQPTMNDSVSLIMNLTNGPQKFPNRVYSYHDVRDVARAHIQAFEVGSASGRYFLSGYIAHISELLKILQQLYPALTIPQRCENDEALMEKYRVSDLRAKSLGISQCIPLEVSLRDTVESLKEKGLFSI
- the LOC133829739 gene encoding pentatricopeptide repeat-containing protein At1g19720-like codes for the protein MEVIKPPIAIVPVKPGYPFKFSSKPTKLSTIPLFPDSHLDKLCKNGRLSEAILALDSIAERGSKVKPRTYMTLLQSCIDAKSVKFGREVHARIGLVEYVDPFVETKLVSMYAKLCYLDDARRVFDEMRDRNLFTWSAMIGGFYRAKRWKEVLELFVLMMKDDGIVPNQFLLPKILEACGNSKKFEMTKVIHSMVIRCGFSGSIRVNNSIFDVYVKCGKLDLAKRISENMDKRDVVTWNAIISGLCHSGQVKEATKLLDEMREEGTEPGLLTWNILIANCSNLGKTDVAMGLMKEMESFGITPDVFTWTSMISGLAHNNRRDQALDFFREMLSAGVNPTAVTITIAASVCASLRSLNKGLEIHAFAIKMGLIDNVLVGNSLVNMYSKCGQLEAAQEVFDTIKDKNLYSWNSMIGSYCEAGYCGKACELLVKMQESDILPNVSTWNIMISVYIQNGDEDQAIDIFQRMEKDGKFKLNTATWNSLMAGYLHRRDQGRALGVFRQMQSCGVSPNLHTMLSVLHACTSILAAKKVREIHGCVLRRSLESQTPVVNSLLDTYANTGNMKYSKTVFDIMSSKDIITWNSIIAGYVLHGLSTIALYQFNQMKKSGLKPNRGTFVSVINAFSLSGLIDMGVLAFSSITEEYGIDPSLEHYSAMVDLYGRSGKIEEAMEFIEDMPVEPDFSIWEALLTASRIHRNFGISVHALNHLLELEPGNHLIQRLRAQADALVGKKSESDSKMRMLEKESSTTRNMGWSWIEVNNRVYTFVAGDQSKPHLYPWLNGIPKNVGKSGVRDGLCFEEEDKEEIGGVHSEKLAIAFALIEFPRKGQCIRIVKHLRMCEGCHETAKYISMAYRCEIYLSDSKRLHRFSKGKCSCRDYW